From the Halorhabdus utahensis DSM 12940 genome, one window contains:
- a CDS encoding argininosuccinate synthase → MTQQDGNGTVALAFSGGLDTTVCVPLLKEEYGYDDVIGVTVDVGQPDYEFDEAEETAEALGLDHYVVDAREAFADLCLQAVEANADYQGYPLGTALARPVIAEGIADVAREQGCSALAHGCTGKGNDQLRFEAVWRDTDMDVIAPIRELGLTREWENEYAEEKGLPVEGGAGGRYSIDTNLWSRSIEGSELEDPATIPEDDIYLWTENPSGKEAELVEITFEDGTAVAVDGEELGSVELIEELNERAGAHGIGRTDMMEDRMLGLKVRENYEHPAATVLLTAHEALEGLVLTAEERQFKTTIDQRWSEKAYEGLIDAPLMKDLEGFIDETQTRVTGTVTVKLEGGHTRAVSRESDYAVYSESAASFNEEDVTGGITQDDATGVAKYHGFQSRLAKRVTESLDEE, encoded by the coding sequence ATGACACAACAGGACGGAAACGGCACAGTCGCGCTCGCCTTCTCCGGCGGGCTCGACACCACAGTCTGCGTACCGCTGCTCAAGGAAGAATACGGCTACGACGACGTCATCGGCGTCACGGTCGACGTGGGCCAGCCCGACTACGAGTTCGACGAGGCCGAGGAGACCGCCGAGGCCCTCGGGCTTGACCACTACGTCGTCGACGCCCGCGAGGCGTTCGCCGACCTCTGTCTGCAGGCCGTCGAGGCCAACGCCGACTACCAGGGCTATCCGCTCGGGACCGCCCTCGCGCGGCCGGTCATCGCCGAGGGGATCGCCGATGTCGCCAGAGAACAGGGCTGTAGCGCGCTCGCTCACGGCTGTACCGGGAAGGGCAACGACCAGTTGCGCTTCGAGGCCGTCTGGCGCGACACTGACATGGACGTCATCGCACCGATCCGCGAACTCGGCCTGACTCGGGAGTGGGAGAACGAGTACGCCGAGGAGAAGGGCCTGCCCGTCGAGGGCGGGGCCGGCGGCCGGTACTCCATCGACACGAACCTCTGGAGTCGCTCGATCGAGGGCTCGGAACTCGAAGACCCGGCGACGATCCCCGAGGACGACATTTACCTCTGGACCGAGAATCCATCCGGCAAGGAGGCCGAACTCGTCGAGATCACCTTCGAGGACGGCACCGCCGTCGCCGTCGATGGCGAGGAACTCGGCTCGGTCGAACTCATCGAGGAACTCAACGAACGCGCCGGTGCCCACGGGATCGGCCGCACAGACATGATGGAAGACCGGATGCTCGGCCTGAAGGTTCGGGAGAACTACGAGCATCCCGCCGCGACGGTCCTGCTCACGGCCCACGAAGCCCTGGAAGGACTCGTCCTCACCGCCGAGGAGCGCCAGTTCAAGACCACGATCGACCAGCGCTGGTCCGAGAAGGCCTACGAGGGACTGATCGACGCGCCGCTGATGAAGGACCTCGAAGGATTCATCGACGAAACCCAGACTCGTGTCACCGGGACGGTGACCGTCAAACTCGAAGGTGGCCACACCAGAGCCGTCTCGCGTGAATCCGACTACGCCGTCTACAGCGAGTCGGCGGCCTCCTTCAACGAGGAGGACGTGACCGGCGGGATCACGCAGGACGACGCCACGGGCGTCGCAAAGTATCACGGGTTCCAGTCGCGCCTGGCCAAGCGCGTGACCGAATCGCTTGACGAGGAGTGA
- a CDS encoding DUF7554 family protein, giving the protein MSLDVEDLLKIVLLLVVVLIVLEIVGMVIDGIAWLLGPFRPLLGLIIVVLIVLWLLDRI; this is encoded by the coding sequence ATGAGCCTCGACGTCGAAGACCTGCTGAAGATTGTCCTCCTGCTGGTAGTCGTCCTGATCGTCCTCGAAATCGTCGGAATGGTCATCGATGGGATCGCATGGCTCCTCGGTCCGTTCCGACCGCTGCTGGGGCTGATTATCGTCGTCCTGATCGTGCTGTGGTTGCTCGACCGGATCTGA
- a CDS encoding 2'-5' RNA ligase family protein, with amino-acid sequence MYSLNVPVPSSVARLASELAHDVPRAQERTRGEHTLVLKRLGQDRSVPRIQAQVREYLTGQPPFEAQVTGVDYFANPTNGPAPVVYLTVESPELRRVHGRLVDLFSPVEGLEGDEYSPHVTIARGGDDERINRLVERSIDPITWTVTRLTVRDARRGEPASSISLPV; translated from the coding sequence GTGTACAGCCTGAACGTCCCGGTTCCCTCGTCAGTCGCCCGATTGGCGAGTGAACTGGCCCACGACGTGCCACGGGCCCAGGAGCGAACGCGCGGCGAGCACACGCTGGTGCTGAAGCGCCTCGGGCAAGATCGGTCGGTCCCGCGAATCCAGGCCCAGGTGCGCGAATACCTGACCGGGCAACCGCCATTCGAAGCGCAGGTGACCGGGGTCGATTATTTCGCTAATCCGACAAACGGTCCCGCGCCGGTTGTTTACCTTACTGTCGAGAGCCCCGAACTCCGCCGGGTTCACGGACGACTCGTCGACCTGTTCTCCCCGGTCGAGGGGCTGGAAGGCGACGAATACAGCCCACACGTCACGATCGCCCGGGGTGGCGATGACGAGCGGATCAACCGGCTCGTCGAGCGGTCGATCGACCCGATCACCTGGACGGTGACGCGACTTACCGTTCGCGATGCGCGACGCGGTGAGCCGGCCAGTAGCATCTCACTCCCCGTGTGA
- a CDS encoding CBS domain-containing protein, translating to MRRFRIGSAFGIPIQLDLTFLLVLPLFAWIIGSQVGQSVELMNDIWGAGIPVGPLATGQLPWVLGATAAVGLFTGVVLHELGHSVVAMRYGFPISSITLWLFGGIAQLDEMPEDWKQELFIALAGPIVSVALAGLSYAGFLLVPTGDAVGIASVKFLLGYLALMNFALAIFNMLPGFPMDGGRVLRALLARNRPFAQATQIAAEVGKLFALLLGLFGLFGGGGLFLVAIAFFIYIGASSEAQMTTMKAAFEGVSVRDVMTPADRVQTVDPDLSVAELMELMFRERHTGFPVVDSGRVLGLVTLEDARAVREVEREAFRTEEVMTTDLRTIHPDENAMTALTRMQEHNIGRLIVMEDDEFVGLLTRSDLMTALSIIKESGRDTAMSGRALNGGVPTTMSHDERAGQDDRRFED from the coding sequence ATGCGACGTTTCCGGATCGGCAGCGCGTTCGGAATCCCGATACAGCTAGACCTGACTTTCCTGCTTGTCCTCCCGCTTTTCGCCTGGATCATCGGCTCACAGGTCGGACAGTCGGTCGAGTTGATGAATGACATCTGGGGGGCGGGCATTCCGGTCGGTCCGCTCGCCACCGGACAGCTCCCCTGGGTGCTCGGCGCCACGGCGGCGGTGGGGCTGTTCACCGGCGTCGTCCTCCACGAACTCGGCCACTCGGTGGTGGCGATGCGGTATGGCTTCCCCATCTCGTCGATCACGCTGTGGCTGTTCGGCGGGATCGCCCAGCTCGATGAGATGCCCGAGGACTGGAAACAAGAGCTGTTCATCGCGCTGGCCGGCCCGATCGTCAGTGTCGCGCTGGCGGGACTCTCCTACGCGGGCTTTCTGCTCGTGCCGACGGGGGATGCCGTCGGGATCGCCTCCGTGAAGTTCCTGCTCGGATACCTCGCGCTGATGAACTTCGCGCTGGCGATATTCAACATGCTGCCCGGATTTCCGATGGACGGGGGCCGGGTCCTCCGGGCGCTGCTGGCCCGCAATCGCCCCTTCGCCCAGGCGACCCAGATCGCCGCCGAGGTCGGCAAGCTCTTTGCCCTCCTGCTTGGCCTGTTCGGCCTGTTCGGCGGGGGCGGACTGTTCCTGGTCGCGATCGCCTTCTTCATCTACATCGGCGCGTCCAGCGAGGCCCAGATGACGACGATGAAGGCCGCCTTCGAGGGCGTGTCCGTTCGGGACGTGATGACGCCTGCCGACCGCGTCCAGACCGTCGATCCCGACCTCTCGGTCGCCGAGCTGATGGAGTTGATGTTCCGCGAGCGCCACACCGGGTTTCCCGTCGTCGATAGCGGACGGGTCCTCGGTCTGGTTACGCTGGAAGATGCCCGCGCGGTCCGGGAAGTCGAACGGGAAGCGTTCAGGACCGAGGAAGTGATGACGACGGATCTCCGGACGATCCATCCCGACGAGAACGCGATGACGGCCCTGACCAGGATGCAGGAGCACAACATCGGCCGCCTGATCGTCATGGAGGACGACGAGTTCGTCGGGTTGCTCACCCGATCGGACCTGATGACGGCACTCTCGATCATCAAGGAGAGCGGTCGCGACACCGCGATGAGCGGGCGGGCGCTCAACGGTGGCGTCCCGACGACAATGTCGCATGACGAACGGGCGGGTCAGGACGATCGCCGTTTCGAGGACTGA
- a CDS encoding DUF5808 domain-containing protein: MSEKPQTGEIFGIPYNFERPSMKRLLSAYWQPGEGMLTKKPFGVGYTLNLANWRSWLVLGVAGLLLYQQQSGEEGDVDTDAEDEDSEPVEVMVE, encoded by the coding sequence ATGTCCGAAAAACCACAGACGGGCGAGATCTTCGGTATCCCGTACAACTTCGAGCGGCCGAGCATGAAGCGACTGCTCTCCGCGTACTGGCAGCCGGGAGAGGGCATGCTCACGAAGAAGCCCTTCGGCGTCGGCTATACGCTCAATCTGGCGAACTGGCGATCGTGGCTCGTCCTCGGCGTCGCCGGCCTCCTGCTCTACCAGCAACAGTCCGGTGAGGAGGGCGACGTCGATACCGACGCCGAGGACGAAGACAGCGAGCCGGTCGAAGTGATGGTGGAGTAA
- the rdgB gene encoding RdgB/HAM1 family non-canonical purine NTP pyrophosphatase has translation MLRFVTGNDGKLREARAALDDDVTQFSFDYTEIQSHDLGAIAAHGAREAYREVGEAVMVEDSGLFVDALDGFPGPYSAYVEDTLGIERIWRLTEPEADHAAAFRSLIAYCDGSAFGSAPTIRDGDPPVAIFEGRVDGQIVAPRGEGGFGYDPIFEYDDRTFAERDPDEKNEYSHRGRALDAFAEWYDGEGDADS, from the coding sequence ATGCTTCGGTTCGTGACCGGCAACGACGGGAAGCTTCGAGAGGCACGGGCGGCACTCGACGACGACGTGACGCAGTTCTCCTTCGACTACACCGAGATCCAGAGCCACGACCTGGGAGCGATCGCCGCTCACGGGGCACGGGAAGCCTACCGCGAAGTCGGCGAAGCCGTGATGGTCGAGGACTCGGGGCTGTTCGTCGACGCACTCGATGGCTTTCCCGGTCCCTACTCCGCGTACGTCGAGGACACGCTGGGGATCGAACGCATCTGGCGGCTCACGGAACCCGAGGCCGATCACGCCGCCGCCTTCCGGTCGCTGATCGCCTACTGTGACGGCTCCGCGTTCGGTTCCGCCCCGACCATCCGGGACGGCGACCCGCCGGTTGCGATCTTTGAGGGGCGAGTCGACGGCCAGATCGTCGCGCCCCGGGGCGAGGGCGGGTTCGGCTACGATCCGATCTTCGAGTACGACGACCGCACCTTCGCCGAGAGGGATCCCGACGAGAAGAACGAATACTCCCACCGCGGACGTGCCCTGGACGCCTTCGCCGAGTGGTATGACGGAGAGGGCGACGCCGACAGCTAA
- a CDS encoding sensor histidine kinase: MSDQGDRAIHVLYVQADTEVAEETKTALERESDRITVLPVPTPQAGLVQLDSGRFDCVLSDHHLSGMDGTELLTLVRERHGDVPFVLYTDAGSESVASEAIAAGVDDYVIRQPEQYDRLADRIEEAVRNAETDSQQPADLLEDKANLLDQLFEQLPVSLYVKDTDGRHLYMSDYDVAPGAVLGKTDREIYGDDEFAQEAARDDCRVIETGEPIINKEEYNEDNGEWTLTSKVPWYGEDGEINGLIGVTRFITEKKEYEREIERKNERLEKFASVISHDLRNPLTVAAGNVDLLRQESDDSRLERIGAALDRMDALIADILELARQGQSAIDPQPVSLAALAREAWETVETSDVELDIAGDLRFHGDHQRVLELLENLMLNACEHADPETITVGPLADATGFYVADDGSGIPEDMCGDIFRLGFTTGENGTGFGLAIVSEIAEGHDWTVTATESESGGARFEITGVESC, encoded by the coding sequence ATGAGCGACCAGGGGGATCGAGCGATCCACGTCCTCTACGTCCAGGCCGATACCGAGGTCGCCGAGGAGACGAAAACGGCACTGGAGCGCGAGAGTGATCGGATCACGGTCCTGCCCGTTCCGACGCCACAGGCGGGGCTAGTTCAGCTCGATTCCGGCCGTTTCGACTGTGTTCTCAGTGACCACCACCTCTCGGGGATGGACGGGACCGAGTTGCTGACACTCGTCCGCGAGCGTCACGGAGATGTTCCGTTCGTATTGTATACCGATGCGGGGAGTGAGTCTGTCGCCAGTGAGGCCATCGCCGCCGGTGTCGACGACTATGTCATTCGACAGCCAGAGCAGTACGACCGGCTCGCCGACCGAATCGAAGAAGCAGTCCGGAACGCCGAAACGGATTCCCAACAGCCCGCGGATCTCCTCGAAGACAAGGCGAACCTCCTCGACCAGCTCTTCGAGCAACTCCCCGTTTCACTCTACGTGAAGGATACGGATGGGCGACACCTGTACATGAGTGACTACGACGTCGCTCCGGGGGCAGTCCTGGGAAAGACTGACCGGGAGATCTACGGCGACGACGAGTTCGCCCAGGAGGCTGCCCGAGACGACTGTCGGGTTATCGAGACGGGCGAACCGATCATCAACAAGGAGGAGTACAACGAGGACAACGGCGAGTGGACGCTCACCTCCAAAGTGCCGTGGTACGGCGAGGACGGCGAGATCAACGGACTCATCGGCGTTACCCGGTTCATCACCGAGAAAAAAGAGTACGAGCGGGAGATCGAACGCAAGAACGAACGCTTAGAGAAGTTCGCTTCGGTCATCTCTCATGACCTTCGCAACCCATTGACTGTCGCGGCGGGCAACGTCGACTTGCTTCGCCAGGAATCCGACGATAGCCGGCTGGAACGTATCGGGGCTGCACTCGACCGCATGGATGCACTGATCGCGGACATTCTCGAACTTGCCCGTCAGGGCCAGTCGGCGATCGATCCCCAACCCGTGTCCCTGGCGGCACTCGCCCGTGAAGCCTGGGAGACTGTCGAAACGAGCGACGTCGAACTCGATATCGCTGGCGATCTCCGGTTCCATGGCGACCACCAGCGCGTGCTCGAACTCCTCGAGAACCTCATGCTCAACGCCTGTGAACACGCCGACCCGGAGACGATCACTGTTGGGCCGCTGGCGGATGCGACGGGATTTTACGTCGCCGACGACGGATCGGGTATTCCCGAAGACATGTGCGGGGACATTTTCCGGCTCGGGTTCACCACTGGAGAGAACGGAACGGGCTTCGGACTGGCGATCGTCTCGGAGATCGCCGAGGGCCACGACTGGACGGTTACGGCCACCGAAAGTGAGTCCGGCGGCGCACGCTTCGAGATCACCGGCGTCGAGTCGTGCTAG
- a CDS encoding adenosylhomocysteinase, whose amino-acid sequence MSQPITERVEDPDGKRASGRRKIDWAREHMPIVAALREEFEAEQPLAGETIGMAMHVEATTAVLTEALAAGGAEVAITGCNPLSTHDDVSVALDANDLITSYAERGVEDEAYYGAIDAVLSHEPTITIDDGADLVFRVHEEYPELIDSIVGGCEETTTGVHRLRSMDDDGALEYPMFAVNDTPMKRLFDNVHGTGEASLVSIELTTNLSIAGKTVVVGGFGQCGKGVAMKARGMNADVIVTEVEPRQALAAHMEGFRVMPMVEAASEGDIFVTTTGNRDVITRDAFENMQDGAVLSNAGHFDVEIDLETLEDMAENTFEARDGVRGYELPDGRQLNVLAEGRLVNLASPVAEGHPVEVMDQSFAIQAVSAREMVENGEEYGAGVHNVPDELDKEVAEIKLDAEGVEIDELSPEQREYMDSWQHGT is encoded by the coding sequence ATGAGTCAACCGATTACCGAGCGGGTCGAGGATCCCGATGGAAAGCGAGCGTCGGGCCGCCGCAAGATCGACTGGGCGCGCGAGCACATGCCGATCGTGGCCGCCCTGCGCGAGGAGTTCGAGGCCGAACAACCCCTGGCGGGCGAGACGATCGGGATGGCAATGCACGTCGAGGCGACGACGGCCGTCCTGACCGAGGCGCTGGCCGCCGGCGGGGCCGAGGTCGCCATCACCGGGTGTAACCCGCTGTCGACCCACGACGACGTGAGCGTCGCTCTCGATGCCAACGACTTGATCACGTCCTACGCCGAGCGCGGCGTCGAGGACGAGGCCTACTACGGTGCGATCGACGCCGTCCTCTCCCACGAGCCGACGATCACCATCGACGACGGTGCCGATCTCGTGTTCCGCGTCCACGAGGAGTACCCCGAACTCATCGACTCCATCGTCGGCGGCTGTGAGGAGACGACCACCGGCGTCCACCGCCTGCGGTCGATGGACGACGACGGCGCGCTGGAGTACCCGATGTTCGCCGTCAACGATACGCCGATGAAGCGACTGTTCGACAACGTCCACGGGACGGGCGAGGCCAGCCTGGTCTCGATCGAACTCACGACGAACCTCTCGATCGCCGGCAAGACGGTCGTCGTCGGCGGGTTCGGCCAGTGTGGAAAGGGCGTCGCGATGAAGGCACGCGGGATGAACGCCGACGTTATCGTTACCGAGGTCGAGCCTCGACAGGCACTTGCGGCCCATATGGAAGGGTTCCGTGTCATGCCGATGGTCGAGGCCGCAAGCGAGGGTGACATCTTCGTGACGACGACGGGCAACCGCGACGTCATCACGCGTGACGCCTTCGAGAACATGCAGGACGGCGCCGTCCTTTCGAACGCCGGGCACTTCGACGTCGAGATCGACCTCGAGACGCTCGAAGACATGGCCGAGAACACCTTCGAGGCCAGAGACGGCGTTCGCGGGTACGAACTCCCGGACGGTCGCCAACTGAACGTCCTCGCCGAGGGACGTCTGGTGAATCTGGCGTCGCCGGTCGCGGAGGGTCACCCCGTCGAAGTCATGGACCAGAGCTTCGCGATCCAGGCCGTTTCAGCCCGTGAAATGGTCGAGAACGGTGAGGAGTACGGGGCCGGCGTCCACAACGTCCCCGACGAACTGGACAAGGAAGTCGCCGAGATCAAACTCGACGCCGAGGGCGTCGAGATCGACGAGTTGTCGCCCGAACAGCGCGAGTACATGGACTCCTGGCAACACGGGACGTGA
- a CDS encoding surface glycoprotein, giving the protein MNQKLTAVALAALMVVSVAAPAVAADGGLAVSVTQAGNNADVTISVTDNGTAVSNATVDVSVATDDADEDLNETDEELNETEDDLNETEEEETEEEEETEEEETEEEETEEEETEEEETEEEETEEEETEEEETEEEETEEEETEEEETEEEENDTYAGAGTYTTDENGTVALPAPETEMPVEVTATVGNRTATTTVALEAADAGDDDAFGQQVSAFVQEMLAGGGAGPGFGQAVADFVTENNPGNDNRPDHAGPPGDAGPPADAGPGMSDDGNETDDDRRGPPEHAGPDGNETDDRGPSQAGDQEPDRDQDRDATDADDDADEEREEADADEEDADEEKEADEEDTDADENNDRRGPPAHAGPGR; this is encoded by the coding sequence ATGAATCAAAAGCTAACTGCCGTCGCCCTGGCCGCGCTAATGGTCGTCTCGGTGGCCGCTCCTGCGGTGGCTGCCGATGGCGGCCTCGCGGTCTCGGTGACACAGGCCGGTAACAACGCGGACGTGACGATTTCGGTGACTGACAACGGGACAGCCGTCTCGAACGCCACCGTCGACGTGAGCGTCGCGACGGACGACGCCGACGAGGATCTCAACGAGACGGACGAGGAACTCAACGAGACAGAAGATGACCTGAACGAGACGGAGGAAGAGGAGACGGAGGAAGAAGAGGAGACTGAGGAAGAAGAGACGGAAGAAGAGGAGACTGAGGAAGAAGAGACGGAAGAAGAGGAGACTGAGGAAGAAGAGACGGAAGAAGAGGAGACTGAGGAAGAAGAGACGGAAGAAGAGGAGACTGAGGAAGAAGAGACGGAAGAAGAGGAGACTGAGGAAGAAGAGAACGACACGTACGCGGGCGCTGGGACGTACACGACGGATGAAAACGGTACCGTCGCCCTTCCGGCTCCCGAGACCGAGATGCCCGTCGAGGTCACGGCGACGGTCGGGAACCGGACTGCGACGACGACCGTCGCGCTCGAAGCGGCCGACGCCGGCGATGACGACGCGTTCGGCCAGCAAGTGAGTGCGTTCGTCCAGGAGATGCTCGCTGGTGGCGGCGCTGGCCCCGGCTTCGGACAGGCAGTCGCCGACTTCGTGACCGAGAACAACCCCGGCAACGATAACCGCCCCGACCACGCCGGGCCGCCCGGCGACGCTGGTCCCCCCGCTGACGCCGGTCCCGGAATGAGCGACGACGGCAACGAGACTGACGACGACCGACGCGGTCCGCCCGAACACGCCGGTCCGGACGGCAACGAGACTGACGACCGCGGTCCGTCCCAGGCTGGCGATCAGGAGCCGGATCGTGATCAGGACCGTGACGCGACCGACGCAGACGATGACGCAGACGAGGAACGTGAAGAGGCGGACGCTGACGAGGAGGACGCTGACGAGGAAAAAGAAGCCGACGAAGAGGACACTGATGCGGACGAAAACAACGACCGACGCGGCCCGCCCGCACACGCCGGTCCCGGACGATAA
- a CDS encoding amidohydrolase, whose translation MSDLLVTGGRVLRPDMTVERADVLVDQDAGTIEAVGDPGGGDDELDAEGGLIIPGLVNAHTHVAMTLLRGLADDKPLDAWLQEDIWPVEAELTPEDIRVGAELGLIEMIKSGTTALSDMYFEVEEIAEAVEQAGVRARLGYTAVTVGKDDEGARADLERSLEVARELDGAADGRIRTTFQPHSLTTVGEEYLREFVPRANEAGLATHLHANETPEEVAPIVEEHGVRPLAYAEDLGLLAGDTYVAHGVHVDDSEIDLLVETDTGVAHCPASNMKLASGMAPVQDMLEAGVTVGIGTDGAASNNDLDMFDEMRDAAMLGKLAASDASAVDAATVVEMATANGAELLGFDSGRIEVGANADLAVLDLESPHLTPAHDLVSHLAYAARGSDVRHTVADGQVLMRDREVTVFDEDSVRETAVDHADALVDRAT comes from the coding sequence ATGAGTGACCTCCTCGTCACGGGCGGACGGGTTCTCCGTCCGGACATGACAGTCGAACGCGCGGACGTGCTCGTCGATCAGGACGCGGGCACGATCGAGGCCGTTGGCGATCCCGGCGGTGGCGACGACGAACTCGACGCCGAAGGCGGACTGATCATCCCGGGGCTCGTCAACGCCCACACCCACGTCGCGATGACGCTGCTCCGGGGACTGGCCGACGACAAGCCGCTGGACGCCTGGCTGCAAGAGGACATCTGGCCGGTCGAGGCCGAACTCACCCCTGAAGACATCCGCGTCGGTGCGGAACTCGGGCTGATCGAGATGATCAAGTCCGGCACGACGGCCTTATCGGACATGTACTTCGAGGTCGAAGAGATCGCCGAAGCGGTCGAGCAGGCCGGCGTTCGGGCACGGCTCGGCTATACTGCCGTGACTGTCGGCAAGGACGACGAGGGCGCCCGGGCGGACCTCGAACGGAGCCTCGAAGTCGCGCGGGAACTCGACGGTGCGGCCGACGGTCGGATTCGGACGACGTTTCAGCCACATTCGCTGACGACCGTCGGCGAGGAGTACCTCCGGGAGTTCGTCCCGCGGGCCAACGAGGCGGGGCTGGCGACGCATTTGCACGCCAACGAGACGCCCGAGGAGGTCGCCCCAATCGTCGAGGAACACGGCGTGCGTCCACTCGCCTATGCCGAGGACCTCGGACTCCTCGCCGGCGATACCTACGTCGCCCACGGCGTCCACGTCGACGACAGCGAGATCGACCTGCTGGTCGAGACCGACACCGGCGTCGCCCACTGCCCGGCCTCGAACATGAAACTCGCCAGCGGGATGGCCCCCGTTCAGGACATGCTCGAAGCCGGCGTCACCGTCGGCATCGGTACCGACGGCGCGGCCTCGAACAACGATCTCGACATGTTCGACGAGATGCGCGACGCGGCCATGCTCGGCAAGCTCGCCGCGAGCGATGCGAGCGCCGTCGATGCGGCGACCGTCGTCGAGATGGCGACGGCAAACGGTGCCGAGCTTCTCGGCTTCGATTCCGGCCGGATCGAGGTCGGCGCGAACGCCGATCTGGCAGTTCTTGACCTCGAATCGCCGCATCTCACACCGGCCCACGATCTGGTCTCACACCTGGCGTACGCCGCCCGCGGCTCGGACGTTCGTCACACTGTCGCCGACGGCCAGGTGCTCATGCGCGACCGGGAGGTAACTGTCTTCGACGAGGACAGTGTCCGTGAGACGGCCGTCGACCACGCCGACGCGCTGGTCGACCGTGCGACCTGA
- a CDS encoding helix-turn-helix domain-containing protein, with amino-acid sequence MYEVIGETAAQVVLAAEDGDSIRRVAQRIQRPYETVRQAVNRLEDAGFLGYDDGLTLPDHHVREAARDLLASSARVSPPSIEEAYVLPQFGDWPFAFTRIDAVYVWTHGGYQVAREPDDYPLFVAVRERDIDNWETFFDSFGLPTALERQPSEAVQGPLQVVLEPRPSLDSEYVEGYPVIPRAETVTYMREHSAQFQSALAMLDRLYEDLDLGVAYREGERAQP; translated from the coding sequence ATGTACGAGGTTATCGGGGAAACTGCGGCGCAGGTCGTCCTCGCGGCCGAGGACGGCGACTCGATTCGCCGAGTCGCTCAACGGATACAGCGGCCATACGAAACGGTCCGACAAGCGGTCAATCGGCTCGAAGACGCGGGGTTTCTCGGCTACGACGATGGCCTGACCCTGCCGGACCACCATGTCCGCGAAGCGGCCCGCGATCTACTCGCTTCGAGCGCCCGCGTCAGTCCGCCATCGATCGAAGAGGCGTACGTCCTCCCGCAGTTCGGCGATTGGCCGTTCGCGTTCACCCGGATCGACGCCGTCTACGTCTGGACACACGGCGGCTACCAGGTCGCCCGCGAGCCCGACGACTACCCGCTGTTCGTCGCCGTCCGTGAACGGGATATCGACAACTGGGAGACCTTTTTCGATTCGTTCGGGTTGCCGACCGCGCTCGAACGCCAGCCCAGCGAGGCAGTGCAGGGACCACTGCAGGTCGTTCTCGAACCGCGTCCGTCCCTCGACAGCGAATACGTTGAAGGGTATCCAGTGATCCCCCGGGCAGAAACGGTCACGTACATGCGTGAGCACTCAGCGCAGTTCCAGTCGGCACTCGCGATGCTCGATCGGCTGTACGAGGATCTCGACCTCGGTGTCGCTTACCGGGAAGGTGAACGGGCCCAGCCATGA
- a CDS encoding nucleotidyltransferase family protein, translating to MSLGDRSDALVSLLADLQESDLSYVLVGGYAVSVFNARFSTDLDIVAPPDAVDEFVEFLEERGFEQTDSHSKHWIYDTEVREFEKRLAPRQPIGFDLLVNGLGCRQTEAQWSFEYLSEHSHRREISGGTMTTSANVVDGTVLVATKLHSGRETDLRDVLAVAEEVRLEAVTPHLHRGDEQARKEQLERGKEVLASDGLRHGYRSDFGESSISTGTVTSLREYLTEQIERLG from the coding sequence ATGAGCCTCGGCGATCGTAGTGATGCGCTGGTCTCACTCCTCGCAGACCTCCAGGAGAGCGATCTCTCGTACGTGCTCGTCGGTGGGTATGCAGTGTCGGTATTCAACGCCCGCTTTTCGACGGACCTCGATATCGTCGCTCCGCCGGACGCGGTGGACGAGTTCGTCGAATTTCTTGAGGAGCGAGGGTTCGAACAAACGGACAGTCATTCGAAGCACTGGATCTACGACACCGAAGTCAGGGAGTTCGAGAAACGACTCGCGCCCAGACAGCCGATCGGCTTCGATCTGCTGGTCAACGGCCTCGGTTGTCGGCAAACTGAAGCCCAGTGGTCGTTCGAGTACCTCTCCGAACACAGTCACCGACGCGAGATCAGTGGCGGAACGATGACCACGTCCGCAAACGTCGTCGACGGCACCGTCCTCGTCGCGACGAAGCTCCACAGCGGACGCGAGACGGATCTCCGGGACGTCCTCGCAGTGGCCGAAGAGGTCCGTCTGGAGGCGGTAACGCCCCATCTGCACCGAGGGGACGAACAGGCACGCAAAGAACAACTCGAACGGGGGAAGGAAGTTCTCGCAAGTGACGGACTGCGACACGGGTATCGGAGTGATTTCGGCGAGTCGTCGATCTCAACAGGAACGGTCACGTCTCTTCGGGAGTACCTCACCGAGCAGATCGAACGGCTTGGATGA